The Oryzias melastigma strain HK-1 linkage group LG20, ASM292280v2, whole genome shotgun sequence genome includes the window gggtcacggggcgccggagcctatcccagctactgaagggcgaaggcggggtacaccctggacaggtcgccagtctgtcgcagggcctcaatcacacacccatccactctcacattcacacctaggggcaatttagagtcaccaattaacctatgaagcatgtttttggacggtgggaggaagccggagtccccggtgaaaacccacgcatgcacggggagaacatgcaaactccacacagaaaggtcccagccgggattcgaaccgtggccttctcgctgtgaggcaggagcgctaaccactgcgccaccgtgcagcccactttttggtttcattttgtaaaacacttgcataaaaagtgttttataaataaagtttgatttgatagcTGTTGATGCAGCAACATGATGTCACACAATTGACATTTTGTGTGATGTCACAGTAAGTCTGTCCTCAAACTTATGGAATatgcagaaaacatgaacctACAATtacttaaatcaaattaaaatttgtcctattttttttctatgtttcttAATGATTTGTTTAAGagaattaaatcaattttcttAAACATCAATCGATCAACTTTGATGAATCTGACAGACTTTTGACATACAAGCtggaaaagttaaaacattCGTTCGGCCTTTTAtgcaaaatatgaaaacactgaataaaTATTATGTTATCTTTTTGGGAGATAACACCTTTTGCAAACCTTTTCTTGTACAAAAAGCCGTCTTTCAAGTGAAGTCGGGcagattttgagaaaaacaaaagcactcTTCAGGTCTGGTTGTGATTATGCCAGAGTGGGGCTGCTACCTGCTGTGTGGGAGGAAGTCAGGCAGAGGGAGAAATCAAATGACTTCCCCTCTGTCGGCTTCCAACGCACCGTCAGCTGCAATCTCTACGTTCAGTCAGACTTTCGCTCACGAGAAACTAAAGCTGCGCAACCGCAACAGTGggcttcaaacatttttttatggtcaAGGCATAAATAGctgcaaaaactgaacatttgtctgtttttcactGTCTATCAAGCTGCCAATCCAGCCTACACAACAGGTTTTTTAGGTGAAGAAGAGAAATCAAACTTTCATAAATGTTAGGATGGAGGCGTTAAACAAGTCAGCACTTTTAGAAGGGCTGTAGAGGAGAGCGGGCCCTCTGAGGACGGTGTAGGTTGTTCCAGCAGTAAATCCGCCCGTCACTGCTCTTTCACTTCACCATAACATAGAGCACTCCCAGGAATAACGACTGTGAGTTGACAAAAAGGATTTTCCGATCGCTCCCTGATATAGACAACAGAACAGAAGCAGGATGagagcagagaagaaaaaaaaccccaaaagccTGCATAAACTATCACTCGGTTACATGATGGAGCTTCTGACAGCACAAAAGGATTCAAGTTTCATTCAGCGCATGACTTTAGAATGAAACTGTCATTAGCTGCTGCTGCCAAAGAAAACATCTGTAACGTCTGCGAGGATCCTCTCCCGTTATGCAACTTGGATTTGTTGGATTCACGGCGCTACACGTCTTGACTCTTGTTGACCACACTTTTAGCCAGCTCCAACAGCAGAGGGAATCTGAGCGTCTTCTCCGTCCACGACTCCGGAACTCCCTGAAGGCCGGTCTGCAAAACGCATGAGGCAAAAACGCTCAATCTTTGGTAGAAACGAGCTGAAACACTCTAacgctaaaaacaaaaatcctcagGAAAATGTATCAAACACGGTCTCCACCCTGTGGAATTCGTTGACAGTGGTTAGGTTTGTATTTAAAAGGACGGTCTTTCCAGAGGGCACAGCAGCTgtcattttgatctattttaaaggcgTTCCCACTGATCTTTTATCTAgccaacattttttgtaatttctaaggacatagtttcagcagagcggcaggatttcataaaaaaatcatctctaagtTGTTGGTGGGACGCAATACCTACAGTTTAAGAcccatggagcaaccccgcccccccttcctgtcacccattactgagagctctctgtttaggCTCTCTCCCCCAACTCAACTTTGAGTCAAATGCTAGCTCGGAtgtagaaaacaaagacaaacatggacctatttgtccacaagtggatgcatcagaaagggggcggagcttgtcaaactgcatttttttcgtctgctcctgattgaaaaattagaaatgttattttgagctttattttatttatatatgtctttaatcattagaaaaagtcaaaagaacAGTTTAAAACATAGTggataatttaatttaattagttTGTGAGAGTGCAGCCAATTACAGACTGAGATGACTTTAGCAGTCCTAGATGAGATACAGAGGGTTCCAAAAGAGGATTTATAGATGAAATATTTGCACATATAACTccaacttttactttatttttctgcttttttttttacaaatgctggcagaaacaggttttttgattctggctaaaaacagcacaatcatagTTAATAGACCACAGTGAACAAttataaaatagatcaaaagattatttgaGTGGGACTTGAATCTTTTAAGCATGTTCTTGGATTGTGGGAGGATTTAGACTGTAGATTTCCACCCTATCAATACTAACTAACACTACCCTGAATTAGCAGCTCCAGTCAAACTCATACCTGTGCTCCAAAACAAGCTCCTATGAAGGAGGCTCGGCTGGCGGTGCATCCTCCACGCCGCATGGTGTCTCTGACAGCTTCATCCAGCCGGTTCAGAGTCAGGACTCCATGGAGCGCGCCCTGGAACGCACCAGGCAGAGCTGGACACACATTTGAAAAGATTAACGACAAATGGAATCTGGTTTGATGCTTTGACTTTGTTTCTCCCCAAACGTTCCTTGAAtgggatcagcttaaagtgaatgaaaaaccagataggaaatttaaaaacagaaaaagagaaaatgtaataACAGCTATTGAAAAGGAcatattgtaaacttgaaagacattttgaaaaaaagttgtaaatttgaaaaaaatatacattttaaagattttaaagaaaaaaaaattaaaaaaaatattacaaaatttgaaaattattcTACTTGTAGCAGCTGCTGTTCTGTATTTCCAATTTTCTATTTCTCTACCTATTTACTTTCAGTCCTCAATAAACAGTTTCAATTAGGAACTTTTGTAGTAGAGCCTAGTTTgacgtgggggcggggctttgagctcattaaCTACCGGGATGAAGTTGTCATTGGTGAAGTGAccgttgttttcattttcaacttttattttttattatttctttaatgtttctttcaagtttaaatattttttaaaaatttcaagtttaacatttttatttttttaattgacaatatTTCTCCACAATATTTCTGggaagattatttttttcttcaaatatattttgcatCACCAATTTTTGTTCTatgtttaatttatataatttttaaatttagaaatgcattttaaacttttaaatatttctttattttgcaaaatttctatcaagttttaaatataacattttttatttttttttatttttactcctcacattttcaatatttcttttaagtttatttttttaacattttcaaacttattttaaaattttttaatattttttttattttaaaaatttaaatcacattttatatatatatgtgtgtatactAATTGTTGATTTTGATTCTTCAAAATTTCTATATTTCTTTCAGGTTTAAaggatatatattttaatttacatacgttaaatttttttaaaaatatttttcattaaaaaaacttgatcaggtttgaaatatgtatttttttaatatatttttttcaatattcatttcaattcaaaaaaattatttttaacttgcaaatttttttgaaaacttttaatattttgtattttcaaaatttctatcacatttaaaatatttattttaaatatgcatttttagtttacaaatttataatattacatttttcaatatgATCTTCAAAATTTCTgtcaagttaaaaatatttatttttttcagattttttctttgtatttctttaaagcttaaatacatttaatttatttaaaaaaaaaagggtttgtttttactttttatttaaaaaaaatcaaaatctttaatttttaaaaaataaaaaatacttgttttcagAGCTATCACCAGGGACCTGGAGACAGAAACTTTTTCGTTAGAACCTGAGATGATTGACTCAGCAGGACGAGCGAAatgaggaggaaggaggaggaaggaggaggaagaccaTTAGAGATCAAAGACTAGCGGATATGCTGGCGGGAAGAGCGTGCAGGCTGTGCCAAGTCAACAGACTGGAGCCCCGCTGCTGTCTGCTTGCTTACCTCATGTGTTAGTGAACACAGCAGGGATGAGCTGATGGGATTGCTTGGCGAGGTTGTCCTTCACCTGGTGGATATGCGCTTCCATGGAGACACGTGGAGAAAGAGATGAAAAATCTAAGTTTGCTGTGATGACACGCTGCCACGACCCACCTTTCTCCACGTTTTTGTTAATTATAAAGGAAAGATTGTACATTTAAAGCATTATAACATCATATTTCTGCTCTTTATTGTAGATCCAGCCATCAGTGAAAGCTTTTCCTGCACAAAAATCCACTATGATTTCAAATCTGCAACtctcaaaacttaaaataaacccGATTAAGTTATGCTCATTTTAGATAACAGTAACAACTGTGACAGAAAGAAGTCGTCTAGGGTGCAGCTATTTGTAAAAGTTCTACTTCaaaagaaattgattttttcgTTCTGCATAACAGAGAGCTCATTTTAGCATAACAGTTTGGAAGATCAGGACGTCATCTGAACGCTTTAATTTTTGAAAGaagattctttttttccccttgatTTTATAGTCTAATTGGgtgaaagtttattttgaagtgatttATTCTTGGATTTCTCCTCCAAGCAACACTTTGGTGTCAGTTTGAGTTTTCTGGCTGAGGTTAAAGGTGTAGGGGGTCACATGTGTGAAATATCTTGAACAAAGATtgtattctcattttgttctaaaatgattaaattccACTGTTTGCACCAGTTATTTGTCCAAATAAACGACAATTAGctacataaaaactgaaaaaaatacaaattgtttAGATGCAAGTAGCAAAGAATTCtcaataaattcaatttaagtaattttatctatcagttcattttttttagcttttttttaatgcttctgTGGAACTCCTTGATATACtatcagaagattttttttgtcagatgaATGTATGGACAGATAATTTGTCAACGTTCTACTGATTTTCTTTTGAGATGAGtgttattttcaatatttgctGTGTTGACTGGCTGAGCTGCATGGTGCCATCAGCAGGTGGTGGTGTAGACTGAGGATGACTCAAACACAAGAAGGAGTCCTTTGTGATGAAGAGGAACACTCacacttttgaaaaaataattaagttcttaaagaatgttaaaaatcagcatttttgtcttcttttatacatgagttttttgttcttattctCTTATTCTTGTCAGTTCTGACACAATTTTTTTCGAAAACCACATCTTGTGAAATCTCTAAACCATATTGAGAAAATTGAGAACTTTCTCATTTATAGCATCCATTTTTCTAACCAGCAGCTTCCAAATGctcaaaaaacaacttaataGAGTTTAAAGAAACCATGAGAGGAGATTTCAAAAGGACGCGTCGTAACTTCAGCTTCTgtttcacatgaaaaataaagcaaatgagCAATGCATGCTGGgggattttaaaaactaataggtcataaacatttcttaaaaaaacaaaacaattttcctTTGAATAGGTTGTTCTAAATTACTGGACTGGTACACTTTTAATGTttacttttccatttttctgtagaaaacaaagtttttctaAGAGATCCCAAACTTTGGagtgaaattacaaaaaaaagactttacaagaaataaataaggatttaaatttatttcaaacattacCATAGTTTTTGTACTATAAGGTTCACTTAAAAGCTTTTatcctttttcaaaataatgtcaCTAAGTCTTGAATGTGGATTAAATCTAGTGGCTGATGTTGAAACAAACGTAAACACGCTCTTTCAAAATgtcaccagttttttttttttttttatgagttgcaaacaaaggttgggtgttattgcaaatatgctaacatgctaacatgtagcagtgtcagacagtgactgtctgaattccctcactactcacTTTATATATAgttcatttgtcattttgttgtgCTGTAATCTAAAACTACAAAATCCAGTGCagtagaaatttcccagaattctctgcaaaaagccaatgtgcatcaatgctcactagattgtttttttttttttttattgggttttACTAACAATGTTGGAAGTTAGCTATTTACAGGTGATGTGAATacactaacatggctaatgtgtggAAGTTTCTTactgcaattgttttttttaagtgtgtgaCTAACACGGTTTTTAGTTACGGGTTTTAtaaattttatgaatttatgaaTTGATATAACACCATCAATTTTGcgaagtgaaaattgaatcaatacgaacatttcacgacgtcaatttgtgactctactgtgttctgatgatgaaaatgtggatggtttattaaataaatgacattttaacacgtttttctGCCAAATGTGttagaccgcaatgcattgtggtctatatttaccaatgtagtgagcatttagtgagctagtttttttggcaagacttctgggaaatttctagtgcacttggttttggaattgtagactcagacagctctacaaaatggaAAACACACTATACAGTAAGTAGAAAAGgaattcttgtgttttttatgtgttggtGGTTGCTAGTTAGCATAGTAACAGtaagttggttttttttttgcgatatcctatcagtctgttttttatgtggtgCAAAGAagcgctaatgtggctaacacttctaacatgacTAAGAGAAGTGTGTTACTAATAAGTTCCAGAGTAAATGTGAAAACAGGTGATAAAGTCTgatggacttatctctgactcttttgtctcacttaatgctCCTAATAGTTCACTgcgccttatatatgacataagtttgaaAGTAGACCACTGTAAAACAGGTACACCCTATATGCTTAAAATAGTGATCTTTTTAGTTAGTTTGTAATAGAATAACAAATATTGTGTCCTCTGAAATGAATTTAGCTTGTGAAGCCCTACCGACCACCGCCTTGTCCAGATCCTGAGGGTTTTGTCTCTTTGGGTCACTCAGCTGAGCAATAACTGCGTCCAGCACCTTTGGATCGGGACCGTTCAGGATGAAATGCTCCAAAACCCTAAAAAGTCAAACAGGAGTTTAAAATCAGACAGACGAGAAGCTCACGCCTCCGTTTTCCTTGCATGCAAATCCTGACCTTGCTGCAGCCAGAGTCGCCGCCACGCACATGTCGTTGTTCTGCGTGACTCGGATGGCCTTCTCCACCTTCTCCAGCATCTCCGGCTTGCCAGCGAAGGCGGCCACCACTGGAGCCAGTTTGGTGACGCCGTCCATCTGACAGTCCACGTCGCAGCCTTGGATACAAACGGCTATTACAACACGGCGGTCACAAACACAAGATATTTGACACCTGCAACATTTACCGGTTTCTTCTTTGCCAGCATCCACGTTTCTGATGAAAGCCTTCAGGCTGCCGTTCCTCCACGGGCCATCGATCGGAAGAACGGCTTTGggtcctaaattagccacaagcATTAGTCTTACTGCAGGACAGTAACGTCtcaattccctcactactcctTAAGACCTAAAAGATATATCCAGTGCCCCAGATTTTAATacaattcacttttttttaatgcaaattagGCCGGAGTACAATATAAACCtaacaaatataaacattttacagactatttatgaattcaCTGCaatctgaagatgaaaactAGTActatttgtgaaaaatacattttttgaaatgacaaattGCTCAAATTGTCTATATTAACActattttttgcagagactcTTGGGAGATttccagggcactggattttgaaattgtagattcagatACCCCCAAAAATGTAGTAGTAGTAACCGAGGAGGGACTTAAGCATCTATTAGGGCTGTGTATCGTTCCTCTGACATGAAACAATATAGATCTCGATTCATGGTCCATGAAATGATAAATAATAGATTCAACTCATTTTTTGGCAATATGATACAGTCCAATTCTTTTATCTAATTTGATAGGTAAATATCTAGATATTTATTAATCAGTTGgcatttataaatgaaaatacctttTGACAGAAAACCCCTTTTTTGTCACGTTTTAGcttaatcaacaaaaacaaaatgtctttgaGATGGCAgcttcaaacattaaaaactggcattctggGTCTTTTAGACTTTTGTTCTTTGTGTGTAATTTCAACTTATTCAGGTATTGTTTGTATTacagtaacaaaaatatattatcatatGTTTATTGCTTAAAAACACATCCCTCTCTGGGGCTTAACTTCAGGGTTTTGTAATTGACCCACTTTGATCGAagcaagcttgtgattggacaTCTTTTTTGTATGCATAACATGtataaaaggcaaaaacaaaagaaaccaaCAGGAAAAAGTTTGCCAGAAACCAATCATGgtttttatactgtttttacCGACATAATCTTTTCTGCGTCTGTTGTTTTGAACTGATACTGCTTTTACTGTCATAACTAGAATGATTTTTTGATGCACATCTGTATCCTTTACACTACTAAGATCTATTCAAAAGTTAAAAGAGATATTTATTTGGAGTTCTCTGTTTTGTTGGGTCATGATTGATGTACATCCCTGTTCTCCTGCTCTGACGTATAAAGCTCTCCACAATTTACAGGACCCAGAGGTGTACTGTGCGGTTATGGTAATTTACTGCTGCACCGCACTTTATGGGACATCCaaacatcaccaaaaaaaaaaaaaaaaatgtcagcaaatTTTCAAAGACCACAAAGAGGGGAGGGGGAGTGGATGGTTTTCATGGAGGCCCATCAGCAAGAAAAGAGAGTCTTTACATGCTGTTAACAGACAGTAACAGAGGCTCCAGCGTCCCAGTGGGAATGTAAACGTTGGTGATTAACCATTGGCTGTATATGAAAaatggactgagtggccccacccccaggaagtacctgctggttccaaaaaaagccaaaatccagaaGACTTAAACAGCTATTACACAGTCAGTGTAactgtcagaataaccattcttgttctgctACCTCtatttagcatgttcttgataatcttcatttttgtcatatttcttttgtagtgcaagttattaaacttataaactgaccaatcagatgcttcaataaaagtttgcCGTACTATGCTGACTGACCAAAACATTGAATTGACAGATAACTAACACTTCAAATCACTTCAAACTAACTTACAGTGTCGTGCAAAAATGACTAACTTTATTTGGTTGTAGCCGGTCCAattgtcatatacagtcaatgtgatTAACACGTGCAAATCACTGTTCTGAACGTATTAACAGCCCatggttgttgtttgtgtggcAGCATGCCAGAGAAAGCACCTCCTTTTTTCCTGTAGGGATCGTTGAGAGGCAGGTCGTACACCGTACCCGGTCCGAAGAACTTGTAGAAGCGCTCAGTCAGGTCTTTTACATCCACATCtggcaaaaaaatgt containing:
- the LOC112151637 gene encoding crystallin J1B-like, yielding MALTVADRAIGAIIGAAVADAAAQPMHWIYNPDRLKEVLSDLEPYPEFRPESANPFYCRATGEQTCYGDQAYVLLESLSQCGDVDVKDLTERFYKFFGPGTVYDLPLNDPYRKKGGPKAVLPIDGPWRNGSLKAFIRNVDAGKEETGCDVDCQMDGVTKLAPVVAAFAGKPEMLEKVEKAIRVTQNNDMCVAATLAAARVLEHFILNGPDPKVLDAVIAQLSDPKRQNPQDLDKAVVAHIHQVKDNLAKQSHQLIPAVFTNTUALPGAFQGALHGVLTLNRLDEAVRDTMRRGGCTASRASFIGACFGAQTGLQGVPESWTEKTLRFPLLLELAKSVVNKSQDV